Proteins co-encoded in one Papaver somniferum cultivar HN1 chromosome 5, ASM357369v1, whole genome shotgun sequence genomic window:
- the LOC113282450 gene encoding girdin-like, whose product MDAQANFWKKKYIEAQNRFAIQKGEDEFELNELKAKVKLQDKQKAELIRVAEEAKERVSTAETESTRYKKMWEESSKRIEESNRRFVDLEKQANARLKYELDLEKELRVCKTKYEQKLARGISLEKELNQYRSNFIHLNKRNQSLKEDSKFNRKIGDLECEKRRVEDKLKVSNARVGKLESQAAALLKELDVYKRKCNALSAELKQKEMERAWYESKLTNITSIKDAFEDQPEGYKTAFSRLREEIIGLADERKAICEREKETEERVAYLNDVIKKMENDNREMRMQDLRLEQDSTMRCSDAHGEAEGGQRGLQNNVSYTDNGKEAINRQLDSEMDGGTKNALVVPLIMNKSNLSNTENILTSDIPASSSYFPHGKGDELVPGPLSIVVEQVEPLNVESGNGTRKRIHIKLEERTVPLFEQGCSDNEDLVPSFKRQFPTRKVVTLNVQRMTLHYLQRQKEGC is encoded by the exons ATGGATGCACAAGCTAATTTCTGGAAGAAGAAGTATATAGAGGCACAAAATCGGTTTGCGATTCAGAAAGGGGAAGATGAGTTTGAACTAAATGAGTTGAAAGCTAAAGTGAAACTTCAAGACAAGCAAAAGGCTGAGTTGATTCGTGTTGCTGAGGAGGCTAAGGAAAGGGTTTCTACAGCTGAAACTGAGTCTACTAGGTACAAGAAAATGTGGGAAGAATCGAGCAAGCGGATTGAGGAATCCAACAGAAGGTTTGTGGATTTAGAGAAACAAGCAAACGCTAGGCTGAAATATGAGCTTGATTTGGAGAAAGAGTTGAGAGTTTGTAAGACTAAGTATGAGCAGAAGTTAGCAAGAGGGATTTCTCTTGAAAAAGAACTCAATCAGTACAgaagcaacttcattcatcttaacAAGCGGAATCAGAGCTTAAAAGAGGATAGTAAGTTCAACAGGAAGATTGGGGATTTGGAGTGTGAGAAAAGAAGGGTGGAGGATAAGCTTAAGGTTTCAAATGCAAGGGTTGGGAAATTGGAAAGTCAAGCAGCAGCTTTGCTAAAAGAATTAGACGTCTATAAAAGGAAGTGCAATGCTTTGTCTGCGGAGCTTAAACAGAAGGAAATGGAACGTGCTTGGTATGAAAGTAAATTAACGAACATAACATCTATCAAAGATGCTTTCGAGGATCAGCCTGAAGGCTATAAAACAGCATTTAGTAGACTGAGAGAGGAAATTATAGGTCTAGCTGATGAGCGAAAGGCTATCTGTGAAAGAGAAAAGGAAACAGAAGAAAGAGTTGCATACTTGAATGAtgtgattaagaagatggaaaatgaTAATAGAGAGATGAGGATGCAGGACTTGAGGTTGGAACAAGATTCAACTATGAGATGTTCAGATGCTCATGGCGAAGCAGAAGGTGGGCAAAGAGGTCTGCAAAATAATGTTTCTTACACCGATAATGGGAAGGAAGCTATAAACAGACAACTTGACAGTGAAATGGATGGTGGAACGAAAAATGCTCTCGTGGTACCATTGATAATGAACAAAAGTAATTTGAGTAACACTGAGAACATTCTTACTTCTGACATTCCAGCTAGTAGCAGCTACTTTCCTCATGGAAAAGGGGATGAGCTTGTCCCAG GTCCTTTATCTATTGTTGTGGAGCAAGTTGAGCCTTTGAATGTGGAGTCTGGAAATGGAACAAGAAAGAGGATTCATATTAAGTTAGAAGAGAGAACTGTACCTCTGTTTGAGCAAGGTTGTTCAGATAATGAAGATCTGGTGCCATCTTTTAAAAGACAATTTCCAACCAGAAAGGTTGTGACATTAAATGTTCAGCGGATGACACTACATTATCTTCAGCGCCAAAAAGAAGGATGTTAG
- the LOC113282451 gene encoding glutaredoxin-like produces MALAKAKEIVSSNPVVVYSKSYCPFCVQVKKLLSELGASFKAVELDKESDGNETQSALAQWTGQRTVPNVFIGGNHIGGCDSTTGLHKAGKLVPLLAEAGAINSSSSS; encoded by the exons ATGGCGTTGGCAAAGGCAAAAGAGATTGTTTCTTCAAACCCAGTTGTAGTTTACAG CAAATCTTACTGTCCATTCTGCGTGCAAGTGAAAAAATTGCTTTCAGAATTGGGTGCGAGTTTTAAGGCCGTCGAACTCGACAAAGAAA GTGATGGAAATGAAACACAATCTGCATTAGCTCAGTGGACTGGACAGCGAACGGTCCCTAACGTGTTTATTGGTGGAAACCATATCGGTGGTTGCGACT CGACAACAGGGTTGCACAAGGCAGGGAAGCTCGTGCCGTTGCTTGCTGAAGCTGGAGCAATTAACTCAAGCAGCTCCTCATAG